tgaagtctgagaaaataacattaatgatgccATAGTGATGTCGTCAAGGTTATTCCACCCTTAAGACCAAGAAATCCTGAATTACAAAATGGGGTTGTGAAGCTTGATAGATGAGGACAGGGAGCGTCAGGATACAAGTAACACTATCACGTTGCATTATGGGGAATGTAGGAATCAGCGTTTTTTGAGCTGTACATATACTAGTGCTCAAAGTCAGGATATCTGTCTCTCACATTTATCCCAACATCATGAAAATACAACACTAAACAGCTTAGTGTTTTTCCTGACTTTGTGGGGCTTGTTTATACAGTGTGTTTATTTCACTGCCGTATACATTTGGCAGGAACTTGAAACATAATACTTTATTTACCCCACAGGGAGCGTCCTCCTTCACTTGCTCCCTTGCATATAAGATAAGCATAACTAATGGGTGCCATCTTTACTCCCTGACAGATAGCTTCACTTTAATGCAGCAAGCGGACAGTGGTCAACAATATGTGCAGTTTCTCCTCTGTTATTTCCCACACTGACAGttgtctctcttctcctcttttgcAGCAACCTTGACGTACGACACACTTCGCTTTGGAGAGTTTGAAGATTTTCCTGAGACCTCGGAGCCCGTGTGGATCTTGGGGAAAGAATACAACGCACTCATAGGTAGTATAATGATGTTATTTAGCACATATGCACCTTTCTCTGTGGATGTATTCTAACATGTTGATTTCTGGTCTTCACATAGAAAAAGATGAGATTTTATCAGATGTCACGTCACGACTGTGGTTCACATACAGAAAAAACTTCCCACCAATTGGTAAATGTTTCAGTTGAGCCCCTAAACTACgttattacattttgttttgacatttaattACAAAAGTTGATGTGATGCATGGTTCTTGGATGTGTTACAGGTGGGACAGGACCAACATCAGATACAGGATGGGGATGTATGTTACGGTGCGGCCAGATGATCCTGGGCGAGGCCTTGGTGTGTAGACATGTAGGCAGAGGTGAGATGACTttttaaataatacaaaaacaaagaaaaaaaactccttCGATtgtagatagatatagatatataatcCAGATTTCATCACTGTGTGGCACTCCCAGCTCTTCTCCAGCGATTAGACTATAGCAAACAGAGCGTGTTTGAATCAGGCTTGATAACTGGCTTGTTGTTCTCAGACTGGAGATGGGCCCGAGgccagaaacaaagagaagagTACATCAGTATTCTCAACGCCTTCATTGACAAAAAAGACAGCTATTATTCCATCCATCAGATTGGTAAGTAGGGAGTGTCAGACATTTCCACTGTTATCGAGGACTCACTCAGGGAGTCCTGAAAGAGtgtgtgcaacattttttgttttttgttcctaAATGCTGCAGCTCAAATGGGAGTTGGAGAGGGGAAGCCTATAGGCCAGTGGTATGGACCGAACACAGTCGCCCAGGTTCTAAAGTAAGTACTGAAGAGAAGCTACTGGACTTTCAGTTGTTTCcagattttatattttagtgcTGCAAGTAgggattatttttattatcaatcATTCTTGCGattatttttgcaataaaaaaatattaaaatgcccGTCAAACGTTCCCAGAACCCAGAGTGACGTCTTCAAATACCTATTTGTTACACACTTCACCTGCAAGATGAGTATTTGTATATCACTTACTCTCCTCTGGGGTTGCAACAGTATTTCTTTTCaatattgtagataagcaaatgttcACAGTATGACAACCATCAGGTTTCATGTTAGGGTATACCTTGGAACCGgtatattgctgcaaccctactcaccccgtgttacgTTGAATCCTTgaagaaagctttgttttcTTGCATGGCTCCACAGTGAaccaagaatccaaaaaaggtggACCTTCTCTATGAATTGGTTGTTGGGAAGCGAAttgaacaacagcaaaagtctatcaaaacatccgttgacaaactctcacacatccTGTGCTCGATTATACTGCACGGGatttgtgagagtttgtaaatggatgttttgatatagttttgtggTTGTATAAGCTCCAGTGTGCTGGATTTAGGCGGGTATGAGCAGCCTCGGGAAAGCACTGACTTTTAACGTGAAACAAgtttattcatgtgtttttaccaatttaaatcagctggtcggtttgttttggagaggtagagacctgtggataattcagctcccgataaaaacctcctcaaTTTCTGGAACttcagttatcagagaaaaaagtgagcacacattagcagggcCTGGGCTAGTGGACCATCTGTGATGAGCCGAACAGCGTCAGAGAAacacgtgaaactgctttattcagcgtttttccgttgtttgttttggagaggaagagacctctgtggataatttggttCCAGATAGAAATctcctgaacactgaacagTGAAGGAATTCTTACCTGGaaaagttttagctggttgccacgggcagtcctcaccactggttgccactaaatcctacacactgctctttTAAACACAGTCCTGTTTTCTCaatttttggattctctgttcaccGTGGAGGTATCCAAGAAAACAAAGTTGTCCTCACAAATTCAAGCTGATACAGGGTGACTAATTGATATATAAATGCTATTTTGCCGGcgaataaaacaaaacagaaatacaacaataaaagaCGAAACCTCAAGGCTGACAGAAGGAGTCTCACCTCAGTGAGCATCATAAGCATGAGTTAAACTTTGTACTTTGCGCAGCAGACATTCGGTCAGTGTGGTtgaaacacacactgtgcacCATTTAGTTGTTTGTATTGCATTATCAGTTTGCCCTTTATTTCTTTTCCACTCATGATGGATTTATCTATCCAAAACAGTTAGAGAGGTCTTTTCAGtttggaaaaacacaaatcccacctctgtgtgttttcaggaaGCTGGCAGTGTTTGACACGTGGAGCAGATTAGTCGTACACGTGGCGATGGACAACACTGTGGTCATCGAGGAAATCAGTGAGTGCAGTTGTTTCCTGTTATTATTCATTAGTATGTACAGAATATGTGTCACAACTACAGTACTTTGGTGCTTTTCAATGTGCAAATATACAAAGAAGAGATGGGAAAAAAGGCGGAGCTTCCATTAGAGGGTTTACTGTTTTAATtagattaaaacaaaaagtagCGGGTGGAGTGATCAGTGTCAGCATTTACTGTCTGACTTGAGTATCCTGTGTGACCTACAGTAATGCcaatttttttctctgcagagcGTCTCTGTATGCCCTGGCTGGACATTGCAGCCTGTGGTGGACCAGAAGGCGTGGGGGAGCTCAATGGCTGCCTGGAGGGGGCGTGTGCCCTCACAGAGGAGGAGACGGCTCTCTGGAAACCTCTGGTCCTGCTCATCCCCCTCAGGCTGGGCCTGAGTGATATAAATGAGGCCTACATTGAAACCCTCAAGGTGAAGCACTTGAGCGTTTGTATTCCCACATTGTGTGTGTTAAAACAATTATGTCCTGAATCTAAGAGGTTTTCTGTGAGGTTTATTGAGTGGGTTGTCATTTAAAATTTGATTGACTGAATGAGACAACTGAATTTCCTGCTTGATAttttaatgttagctaatgttaggctatataTGAACTACACTAGAgtctataaaaataaataaggtCCTAGTTATAGACACCCATTAAAAAGCAGCTTAATTTTGAGCTGTAAAATCCCTTTTGCATTGTTAACAATGTTAGCACAACTAGCCGTGCTGATGCTGCTAACAGTGATAAAATGAGGCTGCTTACTTGTCGGGGCAACCTCGGGTGGACTGAGGGTGGGCACAGTGTTCTCCCAGCAACGCCACAATGGGTTTGGGTGCCGTCAGTAGCAGTAATCGCCAAATGAGCAGCGACGTCACTAgctaacacccccccccccaacaacCTGGTGGTGTTCAATGCAGAGCGACCGCAACTAACAGTGTAACATGACTACCTTATTATTTCTGTTGTGGTGCAGCATAGTGAGAGTAACGTTACTACAGCTGTACTGATGAGCAGCAAAATTAACCTGTAGACCAACATGTATAACTGGTCAAAAACATATTACAATTCTTATCTGTGATGGATTACCAATCTTAAGGAAGTTACAAACTTCTTTGCATACTTTTTGCGCCAGTATTAGGTTCTCACACATCGCTGCAAACCTCTGCAACTACTGTGgttggtgtgtgaatatgcaggGAACAGAATCTTGATGTTGCTTTATCTGATTCTCAACAGGTGAACATGTGAAATGCACCTCAAGACATATGCTGGTTTAAAGGTGCTCATGCTGTAAGGAGATATTTGTAGCCTACATTTCAAAACAGAGACACTGAAATAAACAAGTTACCTGTTTTTTTTGGGGTGGCTTTCTGGTATGATTGCTGTAGATTTACCAATTCAAGTCCTTTAAGGAGCTAAACTTCCACTAGTAATCTAAAGCATTGTTCCCACACCCTCTTAAATATCAGATTCACAGACTTTTCAAGGCTGTTTCAAGAACTTTAAACAGCTTTATTCGAGACACAGATCAAGATTAAACACTTTTAACTCGCGGAGTGCTGTCCTGTGTGATGCTCCAGCAGCATGGCCCATCAAAGCTGCTTCACCAACAGCGTGGACTTTATTGATTTGCTACGGGCTCTGCACTGAGACATGGCCAGAGGATGTTTAACAAGCCAGTCTTAATGAATGGTTTTGGTGAGCCATGGGTCCTGGgagcattttattgtttttccagACCACTTTGGCTGAAACCACGACCACGTACGCCCAACGAAAGCAGGCTGCCAGACGCCAAGGCCCGATGATTGGCTGCCAGCCTATTGCTACAAGTAGTGCTCGCTTCTGCACACTGGGTGCCATGTGAAACGAAATGGCGAGAGTTAATCAGCGGCTTTAAATACCACCGAgatggcttttgcctttatttcacAGGACAGATTAAGCGTGAgaaagaggggatgacatgcagcaaaggctggaatcaaacctgcGGCAGAGgcagcaaggacattgcctttgtacatgggacaccCACCCTATCCACTGAGCTGCCACAGGACATTGGGTTTTGATGTCCCTTTCCTTCCTTTatgtatctgtgtttgtttacatgtatATGCCTCCCCATTGTTCATGTGTCTTTACGAACACTGCGTtaacacagagctggttgaaaatcggaAAAGTTTCCTTTTAACTACCCAGATCACTGTTCCCAAGCTAATGTAGCTGTCGTATCTCACAGAGACGGACCTTCAGTGACAGGCCTGCCCCCCTGACTCCCTGCAGGATCAGCAAACTATCTGGGGGGAGTGAATTTGAGGTACCACGGAATACGTCCATAAATGGGCTCGCTAGCTAGAAGCAGTCTCATCCCTGCCCGATCAGCAAACTTTCCAGCTCTGCAGTTTCCGAGCAGCGGggagctagcttgctaacataCTCTCAGTGGTGCTGGCAGCCAATTATCGAGCCTTGAGGTCTGGCAGCCCGCTTCCGCCACACATTCTGGAATTATATTTTCCGGGCATAGCTGAAGGTTTGCATAACGTTAGATTTCTTTCTCTGGTTAACCTGCATCATTTGACTTCGGTCACTCTTGCCCGCCTGTGACTGTCGCACCTTCTCGAGGCGGATCCCGCGTGAAACAGTGACACAACCGTGGGAGACTCGCATGCAGACAGCTGAGAAAAAAATAGCGAATGAACTTCAGTTTCTACTCTTGCAGAAAATTCATGAATTGAAGCACTTTCACTGACCCATGTCTGTTTTCTAAAACTTTCAAGGCCTTGATTCCCCCcctcaaatacaaaaactttcaAGGATTTTGAGGGAAccctaaaaaaaaccccaaacaaatGGTACGCtttgcaaaatgtcatttttctgtttgtgctAAATCGGCTGAAAGATTTCTGAAAACAGGTTGTTAAATTAGCACTGAGGCAAAGTCAGGTGCAGCTGGGGTGAGATAAACCCTCTTGTCTCTTTTCACAGCAATGCTTCATGCTGCCTCAGTCCCTGGGTGTTATTGGGGGAAAACCCAACAGTGCCCATTACTTCATTGGTTATGTCGGTATGTCTagtctctgtgtttgtgaaaTAAACACTCAGCTGTGCACTGCACACTCATGCTCACCATAATAATTCTACCAACACCAAGAGAACAGTCTCATTCTAAACATGCTTCTCTTTTTATTTCAGGAGAGGAGCTCATCTATTTAGATCCGCACACCACTCAGCCTGCAGTGGATCCATGTGAAGACGGCCAGGTCCCCGATGAGACGTACCATTGTCAGCACCCTCCCTGCCGCATGCACATCTGTGAACTGGACCCATCCATCGCAGCGGTAGGAATGCTCGTGAGGGTTTTATAGCGCAGCTCAGACTGAGGCTCA
This sequence is a window from Epinephelus lanceolatus isolate andai-2023 chromosome 6, ASM4190304v1, whole genome shotgun sequence. Protein-coding genes within it:
- the atg4b gene encoding cysteine protease ATG4B, producing MDAATLTYDTLRFGEFEDFPETSEPVWILGKEYNALIEKDEILSDVTSRLWFTYRKNFPPIGGTGPTSDTGWGCMLRCGQMILGEALVCRHVGRDWRWARGQKQREEYISILNAFIDKKDSYYSIHQIAQMGVGEGKPIGQWYGPNTVAQVLKKLAVFDTWSRLVVHVAMDNTVVIEEIKRLCMPWLDIAACGGPEGVGELNGCLEGACALTEEETALWKPLVLLIPLRLGLSDINEAYIETLKQCFMLPQSLGVIGGKPNSAHYFIGYVGEELIYLDPHTTQPAVDPCEDGQVPDETYHCQHPPCRMHICELDPSIAAGFFCRTEDEFDDWCMRIRRLSCNKGGLPMFELVDSQPSHMVSVDALNLTPDFSDSDRLERFFDSEDEEFEILSL